A single window of Gavia stellata isolate bGavSte3 chromosome 14, bGavSte3.hap2, whole genome shotgun sequence DNA harbors:
- the FRMD7 gene encoding FERM domain-containing protein 7: MLHLKVQFLDDSQKIFVVDQKSCGKGLFNLTCSHLNLAEKEYFGLEFCSQAENHVWLEPLKPITKQVKNPKEVLFKFMVKFFPVDPGHLREELTRYLFTLQIKKDLALGRLPCSDKSAALLVSHLLQSELGDFHEETDQQHLATHRYLPNQEYLDNKIMHYHRRHGGKTPAESDVQLLDVARKLEMYGIRPHPASDGEGTQINLAVTHMGVLVLRGNTKINTFNWSKIRKLSFKRKHFLIKLHANISALCKDTLEFTMASRDACKAFWKTCVEYHAFFRLSEEPKSKPKALLCSKGSSFRYSGRTQRQLLEHGRKAKMKSLPFERKHYASRYDERQCRSSPDLLTDVSKQVEELRLAYGGRGSYHANGVHASEPTLDSQRRSSAVEVTFAAELERSKPEVSSAFLPHSKSSSAFPLLYAELELEQAWEPANLFGARNPLTSFRPHHQFAGNSKSTSVGNMREVSSRPLVYMDVPCPPPMTSPAPQVLFYLDRPPQPPCRAPTPGKDTAGPVSGCGPVAAKPPRQSLSGTRAGEFHHEASCMAVDESTAPEGESRSLACSFDYGLQEQPPKRSWSHSDMKTIRFPYGSEFRPLGPCPALSSRKAGVFWHVPAQQGLALGPRRSAERYVGSSTESSDSDSDLLSTDYCSLYGRVLRSPMARVRLSSGSLQLDEEDEEVSFATGAAEERTSRGASRYFT; this comes from the exons ATGCTGCACCTGAAAGTCCAGTTTCTGGATGACTCCCAGAAGATCTTTGTAGTTGAC CAAAAATCCTGTGGAAAAGGGCTGTTCAACCTCACCTGCAGCCACCTCAACCTTGCGGAGAAGGAGTACTTCGGGCTGGAGTTTTGCAGCCAGGCTGAGAACCAC GTCTGGTTGGAACCACTAAAACCCATTACAAAGCAAGTCAAAA ATCCTAAGGAGGTTCTTTTCAAATTTATGGTGAAATTTTTCCCAGTGGACCCCGGTCATCTGCGAGAAGAGCTGACCAG GTACCTCTTCACCCTCCAGATCAAGAAGGACCTGGCACTGGGGCGGCTGCCCTGCAGCGACAAGAGCGCGGCACTGCTCGTCTCCCACCTGCTGCAGT CCGAGCTGGGCGACTTCCACGAGGAGACGGACCAGCAGCACCTGGCGACCCACAGGTACCTGCCCAACCAGGAGTACCTGGACAACAAGATCATGCACTACCACCGGCGACATGG CGGGAAGACGCCAGCTGAGTCAGACGTTCAGCTGCTGGATGTGGCCAGGAAGTTGGAGATGTACGGGATTCGCCCGCATCCCGCCAGCGACGGCGAGGGCACGCAGATCAACCTGGCTGTGACGCACATGGGGGTGCTGGTCCTGCGG GGCAATACAAAGATCAACACATTCAACTGGTCCAAAATTCGCAAACTGAGTTTCAAGAGGAAGCATTTTCTCATCAAGCTCCATGCAAACATCTCC GCACTGTGCAAGGACACACTGGAGTTCACTATGGCGAGCCGGGATGCCTGCAAGGCTTTCTGGAAGACGTGCGTGGAGTACCATGCCTTCTTCAGGCTGTCTGAAGAGCCCAAGTCAAAGCCCAAAGCCCTTCTGTGCAGCAAGGGTTCCAGTTTCCGATACAG CGGGAGGACCcagaggcagctgctggagcacgGGAGGAAGGCAAAGATGAAGAGCCTGCCCTTTGAGAG GAAGCACTATGCATCCCGCTACGATGAGAGGCAGTGCCGCTCCTCCCCGGACCTCCTGACCGACGTCTCCAAACAG gTGGAGGAGCTGCGCCTGGCCTATGGTGGACGGGGCTCCTACCATGCCAACGGGGTGCATGCCTCCGAGCCCACGTTGGACAGCCAGCGCCGGAGCTCCGCTGTGGAGGTGACGtttgctgctgagctggagCGCTCCAAGCCTGAAGTGTCCAGTGCCTTCCTGCCCCACTCTAAAAGCTCATCTGCCTTCCCCCTGCTCTACGCcgagctggagctggagcaggcGTGGGAGCCTGCCAACCTCTTTGGTGCCAGGAACCCCTTGACATCCTTTCGGCCCCACCACCAGTTCGCCGGCAACAGTAAAAGCACCTCAGTGGGCAACATGCGGGAGGTGAGCTCCCGGCCGCTGGTGTACATGGACGTGCCATGCCCCCCACCCATGacctccccggccccgcaggTCCTCTTCTACCTGGACaggcccccgcagcccccgtgCCGTGCACCGACGCCTGGCAAGGACACAGCAGGACCAGTCAGTGGATGTGGCCCCGTGGCAGCAAAACCCCCCAGGCAGAGCCTGAGCGGGACCCGGGCTGGGGAGTTTCATCACGAGGCTTCGTGCATGGCAGTGGATGAGAGCACAGCCCCAGAGGGGGAGAGCAGGTCGCTGGCTTGCTCCTTTGATTATGGCCTTCAGGAGCAGCCTCCCAAGCGGTCTTGGAGCCATTCGGACATGAAAACCATCCGCTTCCCCTACGGCTCCGAGTTCAGGCCCCTGGGGCCGTGCCCTGCACTGAGCAGCCGGAAAGCGGGTGTCTTTTGGCACGTGCCGGCCCAGCAAGGGCTGGCACTTGGGCCACGGCGCTCCGCCGAGCGCTATGTGGGCAGCAGCACTGAGTCCAGCGACTCAGACTCCGACCTCCTGTCCACTGACTACTGCTCCCTGTACGGCCGAGTGCTGCGGTCACCCATGGCCCGGGTCCGGCTGTCCTCCGGCAGCCTCCAGCTGGATGAAGAGGACGAGGAGGTGTCCTTCGCCACCGGTGCTGCTGAAGAGAGGACTTCCAGGGGGGCCTCCAGGTATTTCACCTAG